DNA from Fusarium verticillioides 7600 chromosome 4, whole genome shotgun sequence:
CGTTGAAGACGACCAGGAGAGAGACCCAGATACCCCATGACGGAGTGTAGAACTGGTCAAGgtcctggaagaagagaccgACGAGGACGTAGTTCACCAGGGTAAGGAGcataccagcagcaatggcgtAGTCTATGAAATTATCAGAAGGATACCAAAGTGAGGTGAAGGTTGAGGACTTACAAGTGAAGATGTAGGCCAGAATGGAGACCTTGCTGGTGACTGGCATGTTACTCCAGAGGAAGCGGAGGAAGAGTCGAGTAACGGGACCCTTGTATGGCCACTTGTAGCTACGAAAGAGTTAGTAAAGATCCGGGACAAGTTGGAACTGTCAGACTTACAAAGGATGGAAGACAAGCTCGTTGCATCCATAAGCATACTTCTCCCATCTgttcaactcatcataaACCGTCAACGATACACCTTCCTGAAAGCCACCATTATGATATGTCGCCAACCGACATACCATACCAGCCATCTGCACTCTCAAACTGATATCAAAGTCCTCAGACACATGCGAGTCAGACCACCACTTAGTGACCTTGTCGGACGGATCAACAAACGCAACACTCTGAATAGccttccatctcaagaatgcATTGTGACCAACAAACGGCGCGACGTCTCCAGTGCCAACACCATACTTGATAGCTGTGTAGACAATGTCGGTGAAGTAGGTGATACCGTTCTCAAAGATGTTATGTGCAACTTGCATGACGCCTGAACCGTGCTGGAGGATAGCGACTTCAGGAGATTCGTACATCTCGAGAGCGCCGTAGAGAAGACAATCAATGGGGACACGGGTATCGCAGtcaatgagaagaatgatctCACCCATGCGGATATTCCCCTCCGCCCACGTCTTcccctcatcagcatcaaccatGTTCTGCAACGCCTGGTCATACAGCCGATCATCATCCTCCGCACTCAAATCCTCATACGAACACCCTCTACTCTCACACTCCAACTCCGTAAgtctcaacatctcatcttcaactctgtTCGAGAAAGCAAGACAATAATTCATGTTACTAGCCTTTTTGAACTTGCCCTTGCGCACGAAACCAAGTTCGTTGGCGCGGCCTTGGGGACTGACTTCTGATTCGTCTTGATTGTCGACTTCAGGGTCAACCGGGGGCGAGCGCTTGaaccaggagaagaaggacttggacttgggggATTTCTTGTTGGGCAGGCGGGCGCAGTAGCCGATGCCGTTTTCGCGGTAGTATTGCTTGCGGGCGGCAGCGAGCTCGGGTTGGATGCATTGCATGCCGTCGTCGTTGATGTAGACTGAGGCGGTTCCGCCTTGGTTTTCGTAGTGTTGGATTGCTGCCATTACGGAGACCATGGTAGGGACGATGACACTGGGGAGTGAGTCAGAGTGAGATGACCAGTTGAGGAGAGATTGAACTTACCCTCGGAGACCCTCCTTGTAGACAGGCATCTGAACGGTGATGTGAGGAAGTTGGTAGTCCCTGTAGCGCTTAGGGTTGGGCTTGATGGCTGTTGCAAAGGTCAGACTTGATATATGTCGCGTGAGTGAAAGACTTACCAGAGTGGAATTTCGAGTTCCTCAAGCAGATTCCAGCGGGCAGAAGTAGTTGGAAGACACTACTGACGACcacgatgaagaagaactaAGATGGTCAGCAAAACACTAGTTTCAGATTGAAGCGGCGATCTTACCAATGACAAAACGCACAGAGGCGGAGTGACAGCAACCAGGGCAAAGCGCGTAAAATCGCCATCCCAAGACCATTGCCGAATCAACTACTCAATGTCAGTCCGTATTCATCACTTAGCCCATTTTTCAACTCACCCTTGAAACACCCACGCTCTGCGTGAGAATGACCAGCAAGATGACAATACCAATTCGGAACGagtgaacaagaagagtcGGACGCTTGAGCTCCTGGCCCTCGacgtcttcatctccttcaccgccctcctcaaccttgatggcGGCTTGGTAAACCTCATTtctctcatcaatggcaCCGCGGACGGGAGTTGGCATACCATTGACGGATTGATCTTCTGTTTGGGCGTGAAGACCACGAGGCATGTTGGGGCCAACGATCTGCGACAGATGTTAGAGAATTCACTGTTGAAGGAGAGGTATACTTACGAATCCGAGcatctgcttctcaacattgtGAGCCACTGTAAGAACAGTCCTCGCCTCGTGAGCCCAGATGAGGACACATCGTTCTTGAACAACAATGCATGAACTTGTCAAGTTCACAAGTGTCTCATGAACATCTGCAAGACTGGGAATGATGGGGATGCGAGCGCCAGTGTCTTCATTCACAAGACTCGCCTGGTCAGgcttgatgctgtcaagcaCCGAGTTGGTGACCTCAGAGGCCATCGACACGATAGCACTCTCATTGAGGCGATTGACAGCAGCGGCCAAGTCTGGGCTGGGGTCATCTGGGTTGTAGATGTATGTgccatcaagcttcttgagggcaaTACATGTTGACGACCAGCCGCTTGTGATGGCAGTAGCAGCAGGTTCATCGAACCATCCTAGAAGCGTTGCGCGACGGGCGATATACCTCGCGACCTTATTGTGTTAGTATTGTGACGACAATGATGCATTGCAGGCTGCGGGTAGCACGATGTTTACCGTGCCACGACATGAATGAATCGGGATAAGTAGGATCGGTATGCAAGGGATGAAAAATGATGCCAACAATATGAAACAAATCCACTCAAATGGAGAGCAAAAAACTTACAACAGGCAGATCCGCAGCCGCGGCGTCGGGAATCTGCATCGCAACAGGCGTACCCGAATATGAGCTATGAGCGGATCTCGACGGGGGACTCTTCCTCGTGAAATACTCCGTCGTCTTGACGGCGCCATgatcaccagcctcaagcctcttgagCGTAGCAGCATCAGTAGTAGGACTCGGCGGTTGGAGAACACCAGTCTCTATGAAGCGAGAGGCAGACTTTTCCGAAGCCATTGGCGACTTTTCGGAAGTCATGGTTCACGTGGGAgttgtctctctctctctctcacgGAACAGAGGGGGGAAATAACGAGAGTGAAGGGGGAAAGCGAAGGTGAAGATCTTCTCTGCTTCTACAGGGGAAGAGGGTGGGGAGGGGAGtggtagaagaagaagggatgtTTGTTTGTCcaaggtgaggaggaggcagaggcagagagaaTTAGCCGTGGGAAAACTAAGTTATGAATACTTCCTACACACGGCTTATCCGGCGATCTAGATGAAACCTACGCTGTAAGTCTTGAGTCTCGAATCTCCTGTAAGCGTCAGACAATAATCTGACCCGGTCAAGaaactgcaactgcaacagCAAACACAATATTggtttttttgttttttcaGCTGGCCCATTGTCCTCGTATCTTTCGTAGCACGTTTGTTGGGACCATGCATTCTTGATTGCCAGCACGTAACACAAAACCCTCATGCACCTTGTCCGTTGCTGCAGAATCTAAAGCCCAGCCCCCCCTCGCCCCCCTCGCCCGGGTCCGAGAAGACTCCGTTTGAATCACCTCTAGCGAGCTGATGCCAAGTCATCCACGACCGAGCAACAGGATACAGTACCCGCTACCGTGATAAGAAAGCAGAAGTGAAAGCAAACTCTATGTTACAGAGTGAAGCTGACGACGGGGCCTGTGATTATGACAAGCCCGTGGCCACGATATCAGAGGCCAGGGGAACGGGGAGAGTGGATAATATCCAGATGCTTTTACGAGCAAGGTCGCAGAAGCGTCATGTATCAGTGCGGCGTCTAATTAAACTAGGCTGCGATTTTTTCTCCGGCGCCACCCAAGACAAGTCAAAAGTTAAGTCTAATATTAGAAAATAAGGTTGGGCATCCTGATATCGCCAAGCCGAGCCTCCAATGGGAAGCAGTGATCAACTCTTGGAGATTGTAACGTGTAAGCAAAGGCACGTTTCAGAGCCAAGATAGCAACAGAGGGTGCTCATGTTTAGGGAATAGCGTTATCCGCGGGCCGTAACCCGTTAGCGAAGGGGGAGGGCGGTTAATCTCGAAGGATGAGGAAAAAATCTTGATAACGTCCCGTCCCCTGTAAATCTTAACAGGGGTGCCAGGGTTTTAACGTTTGGCTTCCATAGATGTTGTTCTAGGGGCAGACGATCTAGCTTCCGCTTTGATGTCTAGCGGCATGTTGTAGGGGGTAGCATCGCATGGGTGGGATAAAAACAAAAACCTGTCTTCGCAACCGGACCACTTAGACCGTTGCGGAAGGTTCTTGTTAGTTTGACCGTTGAGGCTTGCGGCCCGCAGAGCCTTATTAACAAGTCTACGAATCATGGCTGTAAGGCACAAAATGTGGCGTTTTGGCATGACACAATGTTATCTCCTAGCGCTCGGAGAGATATCAACATGCTAGGCTAGTGCTCAAAGATGTGAGGACCTTTGGCGATGCCGTTATGTCTCAACAGATTTAGAATTTGTCGCTCATGATTGCCACGCTGTACGTGCATTTCAGCGCGGCTGGT
Protein-coding regions in this window:
- a CDS encoding hypothetical protein (At least one base has a quality score < 10); this encodes MTSEKSPMASEKSASRFIETGVLQPPSPTTDAATLKRLEAGDHGAVKTTEYFTRKSPPSRSAHSSYSGTPVAMQIPDAAAADLPVVARYIARRATLLGWFDEPAATAITSGWSSTCIALKKLDGTYIYNPDDPSPDLAAAVNRLNESAIVSMASEVTNSVLDSIKPDQASLVNEDTGARIPIIPSLADVHETLVNLTSSCIVVQERCVLIWAHEARTVLTVAHNVEKQMLGFIVGPNMPRGLHAQTEDQSVNGMPTPVRGAIDERNEVYQAAIKVEEGGEGDEDVEGQELKRPTLLVHSFRIGIVILLVILTQSVGVSRLIRQWSWDGDFTRFALVAVTPPLCVLSLFFFIVVVSSVFQLLLPAGICLRNSKFHSAIKPNPKRYRDYQLPHITVQMPVYKEGLRGVIVPTMVSVMAAIQHYENQGGTASVYINDDGMQCIQPELAAARKQYYRENGIGYCARLPNKKSPNPQGRANELGFVRKGKFKKASNMNYCLAFSNRVEDEMLRLTELECESRGCSYEDLSAEDDDRLYDQALQNMVDADEGKTWAEGNIRMGEIILLIDCDTRVPIDCLLYGALEMYESPEVAILQHGSGVMQVAHNIFENGITYFTDIVYTAIKYGVGTGDVAPFVGHNAFLRWKAIQSVAFVDPSDKVTKWWSDSHVSEDFDISLRVQMAGMVCRLATYHNGGFQEGVSLTVYDELNRWEKYAYGCNELVFHPFYKWPYKGPVTRLFLRFLWSNMPVTSKVSILAYIFTYYAIAAGMLLTLVNYVLVGLFFQDLDQFYTPSWGIWVSLLVVFNGVASIATSMTRHRLKEKSFWVAILEACKWLPFLLLFFGGISINCAKALLCHAFSVNIEWASTSKELGPTGIYIGLNKMMHRFKWTFLICIVLAAGMMYMAFGAPWGWTIAPGKFSAGTYAIVPLAVQVSCAFALPLFLGLT